A DNA window from Carassius gibelio isolate Cgi1373 ecotype wild population from Czech Republic chromosome A8, carGib1.2-hapl.c, whole genome shotgun sequence contains the following coding sequences:
- the LOC128019119 gene encoding centrosomal protein of 120 kDa isoform X2: protein MLFGHQNRVCVCVCVCVCVCVCVCVCVHLDVPVFGSWDDLNPLKVPPQDDDVTARVVRLSDTDNHREFYISSECRRFPRSPRHTLVVEARFDGESLATDPVEHKEQPQFCTELAWELDRKTLHQHRLQRTPIKLQCYAIDSSSSARECVGYIVLDLRSLQEIKQAPKWHPLLSSKYTKLKPALLISMILENDTKPAAEPLKAKKAPARPGSPALVALDSDKLRPLLNEEEGFHQIGPEDVCAEMFVLSVTLAFASKLEQLISSSTKLSSEGSEFFFYYTLLGNDVTSEPFQNLLSPNFEPERASVRIRSSEPFLRLFLGQQPCLQIHLCCGNQSLGSTEVSLAGLMKSSADLTKAPATIEGVFILQPPQRVKAGLQCVPPDLQPTVSVSVTLRTEDSAHQLEVPVENGPKTPVKKGPVPAARRERPSEEPRALRTPSPDRPLQTPDASPEHQHSESEAESLCSDIRQAPPTAHERQAPPTAHERQAPPTANDVTEADAGDSSVSVSAPKISIPASAHHYSFSLDLRSVRDLRTSFPVNCILRYAYQFFGSAAPIMTSPAVEVKKNTEVFLPQSYCAFDFAALPNQLQDTFLRVPLLVEMWHREPISGDVLLGSVSIHLSRLLSSEKTRFLDPSGLQRWRQSCSERIPIMRADGSERLAELCYVSVLEDLGFVKAQDVLVSESSQGPAAALAPPPQGPGGAEPLTRPRETPEYKAALELEMWKEMQEDLFDNQLKQKELSHMQALAEEWRKRDLQREALIKKKELEYNVLEEQLQKTLCDLEKREKALAHAEMETQRLQRELRSEHELNMRELQDSGRRLRQDCTHQVELERSKVRQLEDQLAQQRQQIQEAENKYKQLEKEFVQYRDQQNVRPEVRLQSEINLLTLEKVELERKLESATKSKLHYKQQWGRALKELARFKQREQENAMTRLRKQQQELEHMRLRYLAAEEKEVVQNEKHELQDIRNELNRLKPQEEPRSWRDTAHACASESADEHVTRLLEERDTLLRTGVYTHDDRIISELDRQIQQIMSRRNT from the exons GCCGTCGGTTTCCCAGGAGTCCTCGGCACACGCTCGTAGTCGAGGCTCGCTTCGACGGCGAGAGTTTGGCCACAGACCCCGTGGAACACAAAGAACAGCCCCAGTTCTGCACTGAGCTGGCCTGGGAGCTGGACCGCAAGACTCTGCATCAGCACCG GCTCCAGAGAACACCCATCAAACTACAGTGTTACGCCATCGACTCCAGCTCGTCTGCGAGGGAGTGTGTGGGATACATCGTCCTCGATCTCAGATCGCTGCAAGAGATCAAGCAG GCTCCTAAATGGCATCCTTTACTCAGTAGCAAGTAcaccaaactgaaacctgctctTCTGATCAGCATGATCTTAGAGAACGACACCAAACCTGCAGCTGAGCCGCTCAAGGCCAAGAAAGCTCCAGCGAGGCCAG GCTCTCCAGCGCTGGTTGCTCTGGACTCTGATAAACTCAGGCCGCTTCTGAACGAGGAGGAAGGTTTCCATCAGATCGGTCCTGAAGATGTGTGCGCTGAGATGTTTGTGCTGTCGGTGACGCTTGCGTTTGCTTCTAAGCTGGAGCAG CTGATCTCCAGCTCCACCAAGCTGTCCAGCGAGGGCTCCGAGTTCTTCTTCTATTACACTCTGTTGGGGAACGATGTCACCAGTGAACCTTTCCAGAACCTGCTGAGTCCGAACTTTGAGCCGGAGCGAGCGTCGGTGCGCATCCGCAGCAGTGAGCCCTTCCTGCGGCTCTTCCTCGGTCAGCAGCCCTGTCTGCAG ATCCATCTCTGCTGTGGAAACCAGTCTCTGGGCAGCACTGAGGTCAGTCTGGCCGGGTTGATGAAGAGCAGCGCTGATCTCACTAAAGCTCCGGCCACTATAGAGGGTGTTTTCATCCTTCAGCCTCCGCAGCGAGTGAAGGCCGGCCTGCAGTGTGTCCCGCCGGACCTCCAGCCCACTGTGAGCGTGTCTGTGACCCTCCGAACCGAAGACAGCGCTCATCAG CTGGAAGTACCCGTTGAGAATGGTCCTAAAACGCCAGTGAAGAAAGGCCCGGTTCCAGCCGCCCGTCGTGAACGTCCCTCAGAGGAGCCCAGAGCCCTTAGGACCCCATCACCGGACCGGCCTCTCCAGACTCCTGACGCTTCTCCTGAACACCAGCACTCAGAGAGCGAGGCCGAGAGTCTGTGCAGTGACATCAGACAGGCCCCGCCCACGGCGCACGAGAGACAGGCCCCGCCCACGGCGCACGAGAGACAGGCCCCGCCCACAGCAAATG ATGTGACTGAAGCTGATGCTGGAGACTCGTCCGTCTCTGTTTCTGCTCCGAAGATCTCCATCCCTGCGTCTGCACATCACTACAGCTTCTCCCTGGACCTGCGCAGCGTCCGAGACCTGAGGACCAGCTTCCCTGTGAACTGCATCCTCCG GTACGCTTACCAGTTCTTCGGCAGCGCGGCTCCCATCATGACCAGTCCAGCGGTGGAGGTGAAGAAGAACACCGAGGTGTTTCTGCCGCAGTCGTACTGCGCCTTTGATTTCGCCGCTTTACCCAATCAGCTTCAGGACACGTTCCTCAG GGTTCCTCTGCTGGTGGAGATGTGGCACAGAGAGCCGATCTCTGGAGATGTTCTGCTGGGTTCTGTCAGCATTCATCTGTCCCGTCTCCTCAGCTCCGAGAAGACACGCTTCCTGGACCCGTCCGGTCTGCAGCGCTGGAGACAGAGCTGTTCTGAGAGGATCCCCATCATGAGAGCAGACGG GTCCGAGAGGTTGGCTGAACTCTGTTACGTGAGCGTTCTTGAAGATCTGGGCTTCGTGAAAGCTCAAGACGTCCTCGTCTCTGAATCGTCACAG GGGCCGGCGGCGGCTCTGGCTCCTCCTCCTCAGGGCCCCGGGGGGGCGGAGCCTCTCACTCGTCCTCGAGAGACCCCGGAGTACAAGGCAGCGCTGGAGCTGGAGATGTGGAAGGAGATGCAGGAGGATCTGTTCGATAATCAG CTGAAGCAGAAGGAGTTGAGTCACATGCAGGCGCTGGCCGAGGAGTGGAGGAAGAGAGATCTCCAGCGGGAGGCGCTCATCAAGAAGAAG GAGCTGGAGTATAATGTTCTGGAGGAGCAGCTGCAGAAGactctgtgtgatctggagaagagagagaaagctcTGGCTCACGCTGAGATGGAG ACGCAGAGACTGCAGCGAGAGCTCCGCTCCGAGCACGAGCTCAACATGAGAGAGCTGCAGGACAGCGGCCGGCGTCTGCGCCAGGACTGCACTCACCAGGTAGAGCtggagaggtcaaaggtcaggcaGCTCGAGGATCAGCTGGCTCAGCAGCGACAGCAG ATACAAGAGGCTGAGAACAAATACAAGCAGCTGGAGAAGGAGTTTGTTCAGTACCGGGATCAGCAGAACGTCCGGCCCGAGGTCCGTCTGCAGTCAGAGATCAACCTGCTGACCCTGGAGAAG GTGGAGCTGGAGCGTAAACTGGAGTCTGCTACCAAATCCAAACTGCATTACAAGCAGCAGTGGGGACGAGCCCTGAAGGAGCTGGCCAGGTTTAAACAG cgcGAGCAGGAGAACGCTATGACCCGTCTGAGGAAGCAGCAGCAGGAGCTGGAGCACATGAGGTTACGATACCTGGCCGCTGAAGAGAAGGAGGTCGTCCAGAACGAGAAACACGAGCTTCAGGACATCCGGAACGAGCTGAACCG GCTGAAGCCGCAGGAGGAGCCGCGCAGCTGGAGGGACACGGCACACGCGTGTGCGAGCGAGAGCGCTGATGAACACGTGACACGTCTGCTGGAGGAGAGAGACACGCTGCTGCGCACCGGAGTCTACACGCATGACGACAGGATCATCTCTGAGCTGGACCGACAGATCCAGCAGATCATGAGCCGCAGGAACACGTGA
- the LOC128019119 gene encoding centrosomal protein of 120 kDa isoform X6, translating to MLFGHQNRVCVCVCVCVHLDVPVFGSWDDLNPLKVPPQDDDVTARVVRLSDTDNHREFYISSECRRFPRSPRHTLVVEARFDGESLATDPVEHKEQPQFCTELAWELDRKTLHQHRLQRTPIKLQCYAIDSSSSARECVGYIVLDLRSLQEIKQAPKWHPLLSSKYTKLKPALLISMILENDTKPAAEPLKAKKAPARPGSPALVALDSDKLRPLLNEEEGFHQIGPEDVCAEMFVLSVTLAFASKLEQLISSSTKLSSEGSEFFFYYTLLGNDVTSEPFQNLLSPNFEPERASVRIRSSEPFLRLFLGQQPCLQIHLCCGNQSLGSTEVSLAGLMKSSADLTKAPATIEGVFILQPPQRVKAGLQCVPPDLQPTVSVSVTLRTEDSAHQLEVPVENGPKTPVKKGPVPAARRERPSEEPRALRTPSPDRPLQTPDASPEHQHSESEAESLCSDIRQAPPTAHERQAPPTAHERQAPPTANDVTEADAGDSSVSVSAPKISIPASAHHYSFSLDLRSVRDLRTSFPVNCILRYAYQFFGSAAPIMTSPAVEVKKNTEVFLPQSYCAFDFAALPNQLQDTFLRVPLLVEMWHREPISGDVLLGSVSIHLSRLLSSEKTRFLDPSGLQRWRQSCSERIPIMRADGSERLAELCYVSVLEDLGFVKAQDVLVSESSQGPAAALAPPPQGPGGAEPLTRPRETPEYKAALELEMWKEMQEDLFDNQLKQKELSHMQALAEEWRKRDLQREALIKKKELEYNVLEEQLQKTLCDLEKREKALAHAEMETQRLQRELRSEHELNMRELQDSGRRLRQDCTHQVELERSKVRQLEDQLAQQRQQIQEAENKYKQLEKEFVQYRDQQNVRPEVRLQSEINLLTLEKVELERKLESATKSKLHYKQQWGRALKELARFKQREQENAMTRLRKQQQELEHMRLRYLAAEEKEVVQNEKHELQDIRNELNRLKPQEEPRSWRDTAHACASESADEHVTRLLEERDTLLRTGVYTHDDRIISELDRQIQQIMSRRNT from the exons GCCGTCGGTTTCCCAGGAGTCCTCGGCACACGCTCGTAGTCGAGGCTCGCTTCGACGGCGAGAGTTTGGCCACAGACCCCGTGGAACACAAAGAACAGCCCCAGTTCTGCACTGAGCTGGCCTGGGAGCTGGACCGCAAGACTCTGCATCAGCACCG GCTCCAGAGAACACCCATCAAACTACAGTGTTACGCCATCGACTCCAGCTCGTCTGCGAGGGAGTGTGTGGGATACATCGTCCTCGATCTCAGATCGCTGCAAGAGATCAAGCAG GCTCCTAAATGGCATCCTTTACTCAGTAGCAAGTAcaccaaactgaaacctgctctTCTGATCAGCATGATCTTAGAGAACGACACCAAACCTGCAGCTGAGCCGCTCAAGGCCAAGAAAGCTCCAGCGAGGCCAG GCTCTCCAGCGCTGGTTGCTCTGGACTCTGATAAACTCAGGCCGCTTCTGAACGAGGAGGAAGGTTTCCATCAGATCGGTCCTGAAGATGTGTGCGCTGAGATGTTTGTGCTGTCGGTGACGCTTGCGTTTGCTTCTAAGCTGGAGCAG CTGATCTCCAGCTCCACCAAGCTGTCCAGCGAGGGCTCCGAGTTCTTCTTCTATTACACTCTGTTGGGGAACGATGTCACCAGTGAACCTTTCCAGAACCTGCTGAGTCCGAACTTTGAGCCGGAGCGAGCGTCGGTGCGCATCCGCAGCAGTGAGCCCTTCCTGCGGCTCTTCCTCGGTCAGCAGCCCTGTCTGCAG ATCCATCTCTGCTGTGGAAACCAGTCTCTGGGCAGCACTGAGGTCAGTCTGGCCGGGTTGATGAAGAGCAGCGCTGATCTCACTAAAGCTCCGGCCACTATAGAGGGTGTTTTCATCCTTCAGCCTCCGCAGCGAGTGAAGGCCGGCCTGCAGTGTGTCCCGCCGGACCTCCAGCCCACTGTGAGCGTGTCTGTGACCCTCCGAACCGAAGACAGCGCTCATCAG CTGGAAGTACCCGTTGAGAATGGTCCTAAAACGCCAGTGAAGAAAGGCCCGGTTCCAGCCGCCCGTCGTGAACGTCCCTCAGAGGAGCCCAGAGCCCTTAGGACCCCATCACCGGACCGGCCTCTCCAGACTCCTGACGCTTCTCCTGAACACCAGCACTCAGAGAGCGAGGCCGAGAGTCTGTGCAGTGACATCAGACAGGCCCCGCCCACGGCGCACGAGAGACAGGCCCCGCCCACGGCGCACGAGAGACAGGCCCCGCCCACAGCAAATG ATGTGACTGAAGCTGATGCTGGAGACTCGTCCGTCTCTGTTTCTGCTCCGAAGATCTCCATCCCTGCGTCTGCACATCACTACAGCTTCTCCCTGGACCTGCGCAGCGTCCGAGACCTGAGGACCAGCTTCCCTGTGAACTGCATCCTCCG GTACGCTTACCAGTTCTTCGGCAGCGCGGCTCCCATCATGACCAGTCCAGCGGTGGAGGTGAAGAAGAACACCGAGGTGTTTCTGCCGCAGTCGTACTGCGCCTTTGATTTCGCCGCTTTACCCAATCAGCTTCAGGACACGTTCCTCAG GGTTCCTCTGCTGGTGGAGATGTGGCACAGAGAGCCGATCTCTGGAGATGTTCTGCTGGGTTCTGTCAGCATTCATCTGTCCCGTCTCCTCAGCTCCGAGAAGACACGCTTCCTGGACCCGTCCGGTCTGCAGCGCTGGAGACAGAGCTGTTCTGAGAGGATCCCCATCATGAGAGCAGACGG GTCCGAGAGGTTGGCTGAACTCTGTTACGTGAGCGTTCTTGAAGATCTGGGCTTCGTGAAAGCTCAAGACGTCCTCGTCTCTGAATCGTCACAG GGGCCGGCGGCGGCTCTGGCTCCTCCTCCTCAGGGCCCCGGGGGGGCGGAGCCTCTCACTCGTCCTCGAGAGACCCCGGAGTACAAGGCAGCGCTGGAGCTGGAGATGTGGAAGGAGATGCAGGAGGATCTGTTCGATAATCAG CTGAAGCAGAAGGAGTTGAGTCACATGCAGGCGCTGGCCGAGGAGTGGAGGAAGAGAGATCTCCAGCGGGAGGCGCTCATCAAGAAGAAG GAGCTGGAGTATAATGTTCTGGAGGAGCAGCTGCAGAAGactctgtgtgatctggagaagagagagaaagctcTGGCTCACGCTGAGATGGAG ACGCAGAGACTGCAGCGAGAGCTCCGCTCCGAGCACGAGCTCAACATGAGAGAGCTGCAGGACAGCGGCCGGCGTCTGCGCCAGGACTGCACTCACCAGGTAGAGCtggagaggtcaaaggtcaggcaGCTCGAGGATCAGCTGGCTCAGCAGCGACAGCAG ATACAAGAGGCTGAGAACAAATACAAGCAGCTGGAGAAGGAGTTTGTTCAGTACCGGGATCAGCAGAACGTCCGGCCCGAGGTCCGTCTGCAGTCAGAGATCAACCTGCTGACCCTGGAGAAG GTGGAGCTGGAGCGTAAACTGGAGTCTGCTACCAAATCCAAACTGCATTACAAGCAGCAGTGGGGACGAGCCCTGAAGGAGCTGGCCAGGTTTAAACAG cgcGAGCAGGAGAACGCTATGACCCGTCTGAGGAAGCAGCAGCAGGAGCTGGAGCACATGAGGTTACGATACCTGGCCGCTGAAGAGAAGGAGGTCGTCCAGAACGAGAAACACGAGCTTCAGGACATCCGGAACGAGCTGAACCG GCTGAAGCCGCAGGAGGAGCCGCGCAGCTGGAGGGACACGGCACACGCGTGTGCGAGCGAGAGCGCTGATGAACACGTGACACGTCTGCTGGAGGAGAGAGACACGCTGCTGCGCACCGGAGTCTACACGCATGACGACAGGATCATCTCTGAGCTGGACCGACAGATCCAGCAGATCATGAGCCGCAGGAACACGTGA
- the LOC128019119 gene encoding centrosomal protein of 120 kDa isoform X4, translated as MLFGHQNRVCVCVCVCVCVCVCVCVHLDVPVFGSWDDLNPLKVPPQDDDVTARVVRLSDTDNHREFYISSECRRFPRSPRHTLVVEARFDGESLATDPVEHKEQPQFCTELAWELDRKTLHQHRLQRTPIKLQCYAIDSSSSARECVGYIVLDLRSLQEIKQAPKWHPLLSSKYTKLKPALLISMILENDTKPAAEPLKAKKAPARPGSPALVALDSDKLRPLLNEEEGFHQIGPEDVCAEMFVLSVTLAFASKLEQLISSSTKLSSEGSEFFFYYTLLGNDVTSEPFQNLLSPNFEPERASVRIRSSEPFLRLFLGQQPCLQIHLCCGNQSLGSTEVSLAGLMKSSADLTKAPATIEGVFILQPPQRVKAGLQCVPPDLQPTVSVSVTLRTEDSAHQLEVPVENGPKTPVKKGPVPAARRERPSEEPRALRTPSPDRPLQTPDASPEHQHSESEAESLCSDIRQAPPTAHERQAPPTAHERQAPPTANDVTEADAGDSSVSVSAPKISIPASAHHYSFSLDLRSVRDLRTSFPVNCILRYAYQFFGSAAPIMTSPAVEVKKNTEVFLPQSYCAFDFAALPNQLQDTFLRVPLLVEMWHREPISGDVLLGSVSIHLSRLLSSEKTRFLDPSGLQRWRQSCSERIPIMRADGSERLAELCYVSVLEDLGFVKAQDVLVSESSQGPAAALAPPPQGPGGAEPLTRPRETPEYKAALELEMWKEMQEDLFDNQLKQKELSHMQALAEEWRKRDLQREALIKKKELEYNVLEEQLQKTLCDLEKREKALAHAEMETQRLQRELRSEHELNMRELQDSGRRLRQDCTHQVELERSKVRQLEDQLAQQRQQIQEAENKYKQLEKEFVQYRDQQNVRPEVRLQSEINLLTLEKVELERKLESATKSKLHYKQQWGRALKELARFKQREQENAMTRLRKQQQELEHMRLRYLAAEEKEVVQNEKHELQDIRNELNRLKPQEEPRSWRDTAHACASESADEHVTRLLEERDTLLRTGVYTHDDRIISELDRQIQQIMSRRNT; from the exons GCCGTCGGTTTCCCAGGAGTCCTCGGCACACGCTCGTAGTCGAGGCTCGCTTCGACGGCGAGAGTTTGGCCACAGACCCCGTGGAACACAAAGAACAGCCCCAGTTCTGCACTGAGCTGGCCTGGGAGCTGGACCGCAAGACTCTGCATCAGCACCG GCTCCAGAGAACACCCATCAAACTACAGTGTTACGCCATCGACTCCAGCTCGTCTGCGAGGGAGTGTGTGGGATACATCGTCCTCGATCTCAGATCGCTGCAAGAGATCAAGCAG GCTCCTAAATGGCATCCTTTACTCAGTAGCAAGTAcaccaaactgaaacctgctctTCTGATCAGCATGATCTTAGAGAACGACACCAAACCTGCAGCTGAGCCGCTCAAGGCCAAGAAAGCTCCAGCGAGGCCAG GCTCTCCAGCGCTGGTTGCTCTGGACTCTGATAAACTCAGGCCGCTTCTGAACGAGGAGGAAGGTTTCCATCAGATCGGTCCTGAAGATGTGTGCGCTGAGATGTTTGTGCTGTCGGTGACGCTTGCGTTTGCTTCTAAGCTGGAGCAG CTGATCTCCAGCTCCACCAAGCTGTCCAGCGAGGGCTCCGAGTTCTTCTTCTATTACACTCTGTTGGGGAACGATGTCACCAGTGAACCTTTCCAGAACCTGCTGAGTCCGAACTTTGAGCCGGAGCGAGCGTCGGTGCGCATCCGCAGCAGTGAGCCCTTCCTGCGGCTCTTCCTCGGTCAGCAGCCCTGTCTGCAG ATCCATCTCTGCTGTGGAAACCAGTCTCTGGGCAGCACTGAGGTCAGTCTGGCCGGGTTGATGAAGAGCAGCGCTGATCTCACTAAAGCTCCGGCCACTATAGAGGGTGTTTTCATCCTTCAGCCTCCGCAGCGAGTGAAGGCCGGCCTGCAGTGTGTCCCGCCGGACCTCCAGCCCACTGTGAGCGTGTCTGTGACCCTCCGAACCGAAGACAGCGCTCATCAG CTGGAAGTACCCGTTGAGAATGGTCCTAAAACGCCAGTGAAGAAAGGCCCGGTTCCAGCCGCCCGTCGTGAACGTCCCTCAGAGGAGCCCAGAGCCCTTAGGACCCCATCACCGGACCGGCCTCTCCAGACTCCTGACGCTTCTCCTGAACACCAGCACTCAGAGAGCGAGGCCGAGAGTCTGTGCAGTGACATCAGACAGGCCCCGCCCACGGCGCACGAGAGACAGGCCCCGCCCACGGCGCACGAGAGACAGGCCCCGCCCACAGCAAATG ATGTGACTGAAGCTGATGCTGGAGACTCGTCCGTCTCTGTTTCTGCTCCGAAGATCTCCATCCCTGCGTCTGCACATCACTACAGCTTCTCCCTGGACCTGCGCAGCGTCCGAGACCTGAGGACCAGCTTCCCTGTGAACTGCATCCTCCG GTACGCTTACCAGTTCTTCGGCAGCGCGGCTCCCATCATGACCAGTCCAGCGGTGGAGGTGAAGAAGAACACCGAGGTGTTTCTGCCGCAGTCGTACTGCGCCTTTGATTTCGCCGCTTTACCCAATCAGCTTCAGGACACGTTCCTCAG GGTTCCTCTGCTGGTGGAGATGTGGCACAGAGAGCCGATCTCTGGAGATGTTCTGCTGGGTTCTGTCAGCATTCATCTGTCCCGTCTCCTCAGCTCCGAGAAGACACGCTTCCTGGACCCGTCCGGTCTGCAGCGCTGGAGACAGAGCTGTTCTGAGAGGATCCCCATCATGAGAGCAGACGG GTCCGAGAGGTTGGCTGAACTCTGTTACGTGAGCGTTCTTGAAGATCTGGGCTTCGTGAAAGCTCAAGACGTCCTCGTCTCTGAATCGTCACAG GGGCCGGCGGCGGCTCTGGCTCCTCCTCCTCAGGGCCCCGGGGGGGCGGAGCCTCTCACTCGTCCTCGAGAGACCCCGGAGTACAAGGCAGCGCTGGAGCTGGAGATGTGGAAGGAGATGCAGGAGGATCTGTTCGATAATCAG CTGAAGCAGAAGGAGTTGAGTCACATGCAGGCGCTGGCCGAGGAGTGGAGGAAGAGAGATCTCCAGCGGGAGGCGCTCATCAAGAAGAAG GAGCTGGAGTATAATGTTCTGGAGGAGCAGCTGCAGAAGactctgtgtgatctggagaagagagagaaagctcTGGCTCACGCTGAGATGGAG ACGCAGAGACTGCAGCGAGAGCTCCGCTCCGAGCACGAGCTCAACATGAGAGAGCTGCAGGACAGCGGCCGGCGTCTGCGCCAGGACTGCACTCACCAGGTAGAGCtggagaggtcaaaggtcaggcaGCTCGAGGATCAGCTGGCTCAGCAGCGACAGCAG ATACAAGAGGCTGAGAACAAATACAAGCAGCTGGAGAAGGAGTTTGTTCAGTACCGGGATCAGCAGAACGTCCGGCCCGAGGTCCGTCTGCAGTCAGAGATCAACCTGCTGACCCTGGAGAAG GTGGAGCTGGAGCGTAAACTGGAGTCTGCTACCAAATCCAAACTGCATTACAAGCAGCAGTGGGGACGAGCCCTGAAGGAGCTGGCCAGGTTTAAACAG cgcGAGCAGGAGAACGCTATGACCCGTCTGAGGAAGCAGCAGCAGGAGCTGGAGCACATGAGGTTACGATACCTGGCCGCTGAAGAGAAGGAGGTCGTCCAGAACGAGAAACACGAGCTTCAGGACATCCGGAACGAGCTGAACCG GCTGAAGCCGCAGGAGGAGCCGCGCAGCTGGAGGGACACGGCACACGCGTGTGCGAGCGAGAGCGCTGATGAACACGTGACACGTCTGCTGGAGGAGAGAGACACGCTGCTGCGCACCGGAGTCTACACGCATGACGACAGGATCATCTCTGAGCTGGACCGACAGATCCAGCAGATCATGAGCCGCAGGAACACGTGA